One window of Agarivorans sp. Alg241-V36 genomic DNA carries:
- the urtB gene encoding urea ABC transporter permease subunit UrtB has protein sequence MSIYISRFARLLAGVLLMLWVLPAAASDWEQAVQALTAKKNSQKQQAIEQLIASGDERNSLIFESLLSANLYYQKSDKKVVVAVKEGSLYNLSSVVDGAELGSVKKSLIKKISVNNKIRRQLRNGLALIGLNAEEASARIAAIRSLMNTADQSHTPLIEQRMVAEQDEKVIAKLKEMQAIINLQYGETAERLAAANLLSGQLDPASRNVLVKQQASEQDSAVLAAIDSAIATNEQLLQINSVAENIYFGLSLGAVLLLAAVGLAITFGVMGVINMAHGEMIMLGAYTTYVVQQLMPNNIEWSLLVAIPTAFLVSGLVGVLIERGVIRFLYGRPLETLLATFGLSLILQQAVRSIFGPLNQAVITPQWMSGSLEINGVLSLTYNRLYIIIFSFMVVATLWTILRKTFFGLQMRAVTQNRPMANSMGIRSSWVDAMTFGLGSGIAGIAGVALSQLTNVGPNLGQNYIIDSFMVVVFGGVGNLFGTVIGALTLGVANKLMEPFAGAVLAKILVLVFIILFIQKRPRGLFALKGRTVED, from the coding sequence TTGAGCATATACATATCACGCTTCGCACGCTTATTAGCCGGTGTTTTACTCATGCTTTGGGTATTACCAGCTGCAGCAAGTGATTGGGAGCAGGCAGTGCAGGCCTTAACTGCAAAAAAAAATAGTCAAAAACAACAAGCCATTGAACAGCTAATTGCTAGCGGAGATGAGCGTAATAGCCTGATCTTCGAAAGTTTATTAAGTGCCAATCTGTACTACCAAAAATCCGATAAAAAAGTGGTAGTCGCGGTAAAAGAAGGCAGCCTTTATAACTTAAGTTCGGTGGTTGACGGCGCTGAATTAGGCAGCGTTAAAAAATCTCTGATTAAGAAAATCTCGGTTAATAACAAAATTCGTCGACAGCTTCGTAATGGCTTGGCGCTTATTGGTTTAAATGCCGAAGAAGCCAGCGCTCGAATAGCTGCGATTCGTTCTTTAATGAATACTGCTGACCAATCACATACGCCGCTTATTGAGCAGCGCATGGTGGCCGAGCAAGACGAAAAGGTGATTGCCAAACTTAAAGAAATGCAGGCCATCATCAACCTTCAATATGGCGAAACGGCTGAGCGTTTAGCTGCGGCTAATTTATTGTCGGGTCAGTTGGATCCTGCCTCACGTAACGTGCTGGTGAAGCAGCAAGCTAGTGAGCAAGACAGCGCAGTGCTCGCGGCCATTGATAGCGCCATTGCTACTAATGAGCAGCTGCTGCAAATAAACAGCGTAGCCGAGAACATCTACTTTGGTTTAAGCCTAGGCGCAGTGTTGCTGCTAGCCGCAGTAGGCTTAGCGATTACCTTTGGTGTGATGGGCGTAATTAACATGGCCCACGGCGAAATGATTATGCTGGGCGCTTACACCACCTATGTGGTGCAGCAACTAATGCCAAACAATATTGAGTGGTCTTTGCTGGTGGCAATTCCTACCGCCTTCCTTGTATCTGGCTTAGTAGGGGTATTAATTGAGCGCGGCGTTATCCGCTTCCTATACGGTCGCCCACTAGAAACGCTACTCGCCACCTTTGGTTTAAGCCTTATTTTGCAACAAGCAGTACGTAGTATTTTTGGCCCACTTAACCAAGCGGTGATTACCCCGCAATGGATGAGCGGCTCGCTAGAAATTAACGGCGTATTGTCACTTACCTATAACCGCCTCTACATCATTATTTTCAGCTTTATGGTTGTTGCAACTTTGTGGACCATTTTGCGTAAAACCTTCTTTGGTTTGCAAATGCGTGCGGTAACCCAAAACCGTCCAATGGCTAACTCAATGGGCATTCGCTCTAGTTGGGTAGACGCCATGACCTTTGGTCTTGGCTCGGGCATTGCTGGTATTGCCGGTGTGGCTTTAAGTCAGCTAACTAACGTAGGCCCTAACCTTGGCCAAAACTACATTATCGATTCCTTCATGGTGGTGGTATTTGGCGGCGTGGGTAACTTATTTGGCACAGTGATTGGTGCGCTTACCCTAGGCGTGGCTAACAAGCTAATGGAACCATTCGCCGGTGCAGTATT